A segment of the Manihot esculenta cultivar AM560-2 chromosome 13, M.esculenta_v8, whole genome shotgun sequence genome:
cctagaacaacgggaaaacatatttcacactaggtgtttggttaatggaaaagtgtgtactctcattattgatggaggtagttgcacaaatgtggctagtgtgtatatggtggagaaattgggcttggcttctattgaacaccctaagccatacagattgcaatggttgaatgattgtggtgaggttagggttacacgccaggtggttataccattttctattggtaggtacaaggatgagatattgtgtgatgtggtacctatgcaggcaagccatatgttgttgggtaggccgtggcaacatgatagaaaggtgcaacatgatgggttcaataacaagtactccttcactcatgaaggacagaaggttatactcgctcctttatcacctcaagaggtatatgttgatcaaataaagatgctggagagggagagggaggcttcggccttggctacaatggggagtgagagcttgagttctgcggtaaaaatgagagaaaagtgtgagtctaagggtaaagaggctggaaaagaatcaagactagttcatggagggaaggtggagaaagaaaagaagaaagaagatgctaaagtttcaatctcaacttccatagagattgaaattgaagaggaagttgtaatacatgaatctaatgtagttgttgctgagaattccatcaatgaacgtatagaagaggttgtgaatgatgagggacatggggagcacgtgattgatgaggtggaggaggtgaatgagactgttttggaagttgtagaggagaatggttCACATCCACAGGAtgtttctatgactaatatttgtatgcctagttcatttgttcttgatgtgcaggttgttaatgaaaacattcatgacgaaagttttatcctatttccacctattcaaaaggaggtctttgaagatacatgggttcctaaagctttcatttttgacataaatatcagtaaGATTCggggacgaatcttttctaaagaaggggagaatgatacggatccaatagggcaagtttctgacaatggtgtggagcaaacttatgtcattcaaatggatctaaaaggagttcaaaatcatattcatatgatccatatatatttggggcatgcttcaactcatatgggacagatttggtgcaacacttgcaatcataggcttagggagcctaatcaaaccaatgggctaaaactacacaaagagaagcctaaagtgaagatcaaggcttttgtgaagattcatcTTTGTTATGaggggcttgctatatttttattatttgaacacttattttattttagctttgtttgggcttgtattctggccatattttatcttttaaattttagagtgttgggccatattttgggcttatgttttaatacttgtgttattttagtgtgtgattgggcttgggccttatgtgtttaagtcaggcccaagaagagtgtcttaggcttttatttgtttttctccttactataaggataagaaacaattgtaagaggcagcttttaatcaaacttttcagaatttctttcatgcgtttggcgtgtattgctttgagtgagagtgaggatttgctttcatcaattgcactaggaatcttggctaacttatcaactattcgttgtggcgtttgtcggattctcatctaaatccttcgatcattggtgtttcagcttctctaagtttggggtgccataggaggtgggtttatcagatctttggattccgtatctacttgtgcgtgtgggtttgaggcttgtgccatagggtttcgCGTCAAAaagtattaaatatttcaaataactTACAAGAGACATGGttaacatatttaaaattttataaaaatcataaagaataattttattttattttatattagtaatataaaatataatttttaatatattaaaaatatatatatatatattaatttataatgctGAGTATAAATCTtcaataaaatactttaatatataatatttatatgtgatattttatgaagtgaaaaattattaataataaatgtttattaatattatatatgataaatatgaaataaatataatttcaatataaaatttaaattaaaaaattatatatttattaatataaaattttagaaattatattataatttgtcattattttttttatatttaatttagctttttttttattataatcatgacaaattaaaaaaatttaattttattattcaaaatttaaaattttagatataaatatgaattaacgtaaatatttaaatttttttatcaattagttttttgagaaataattttaaacagaTGAATCAAAAATTATTTGATCAAAATTAATCAAAACAAATggataaaattaagataaatatgaaataattgattttattatttaaaattttaaaattagaatataaatgtgaaaagcggtaaatatttagattttttttattcaataagcctttcaaataaaaaaaaaaaacatcattATAAATAGAGCAGTGGAAGACACCAATCAGCTGCCCATTTTATGTTGCACCTAAACTTTCCACACTTTAGATTCAAAATCAGAGAGTAGTGAAAATAAAATCCCATAATACCAACGGTtgtaaagaagaaaaggaaagagaatagaCAAATTTAAACCCAATAACCAGAACAGCATAGCCCTTAACTCAATATTGGACaaatattatcaataaataaacAGAAACTCAAAATACTCCTACTGAAACGATAATGGAACAGAGAAAACATAATGCATATGGTATTAGTCCAATAGCTAAGATGGGAAAATGGGAAAAGAAAGCTTCAATAGTATCTCTTagactaaaagaaaaatgaagttaTTTTAGAGAAGAACATCTTGCAGAGGCATCTAATCTGATGGAGTTGTCGAAATTAAAACACATGAGATAATGCATAAGCTAAAAACTATCTATGTGCTCTTTTATATATGATTGAAAAATAAACCACTCATATTTTTCCAAATATAAAATTGCACTGTGAacaaatttgaataaaaagaaattaaatttatataagaaACAAATTAAAACAGACTCATAAAAACCATTCAAAGAACATGTTCTTGGTTGCCATTTCTTTAGCTAATCCATTCTCTGCTATCAATTTGAGATAGTTTAGAGACACTACTATCAAGTGTCAAGCCCTTTAGTTAACTTTAATTTCTTCAGgatttttctttagtttttagGCTTTACTTCAGATGTGGCTCCAGTTACCTTCTTCTCGCCTTCCACCTTTACAGGCCCACCAACAATAGTTAAAGATGGAGTTGGTTCAACTAGATTTTCTGATTTTTCAGCTTTTGTTAACTCAGTTTTTGAAACCTCACCAAAATTTTCAGTTCTTGAAGGTTCTTGTTTCACTTGCTCCAATGGCTTTTCGCTCACTTTATGCTCTTTCTTCTTTGGCTCACTAGGTTTTTCAGCTGTCGACGACTCTTGTTTCATGGATTCCACAGGTTTTACTGTCCCTaatttctcttcttttgctGGTTCTATAGATTCTTTGGCCGTCGGTGGTTCAACTATCGCTGGCCCCGTAGTATTTGTAGTAATTGGTTCTTGGACAGATAGCTGCTTAGGTTTTTCAGTCTCTAATGATTCTTGTTTCACTGGTTCCTCTGGCGACTTTACACTCTTTCCTGCCTCTTGTTTCACTGGCTCCTTTAGAGACGTCACGCTTTTTGCCGACTCTTGTTTCACTGGTTCCTCTTGTAACTTCACACTTTTTGTCGTCTCTTGCTTTAGTGGTTCCTCCGGCGACGTCATACTTTTTGCCGTCTCTTGTTTCACTAGTTCCTCTTGAGACTCCGTACTTTCCGTTGATTCTTGTTTCTTTGGTTCCTCTAGTGACTTTACGCTTTCTGCTAATTGTTGCTTCACTGGTTTTGCTGGGGATTCCATACTTGCTATTTTATGTTTTGTTGGCACTGGTTCCTCTGGTGACTTCATGCTTGTTGATGACTCTGGTTTCACCGGTTCCGCCAGTGGCTTCACTCGTTTTACCGACTCTTTTTCTCCTTCACTCTGAAAAGAATACCAATTTAACTGTGAGAAACCTAGATGGCTCAAAGAGCATAACTTACCATCTGAATTTTTCATAGTAGGTTCCgctataaatatttatgttttgaATACACGATAATTGGAGTGTATTGTATAGACTGGTAGGACATAAGAGTAACCAAATTATATTTAACTTGCTGCAAGAAAACAAGGCAAAGATATCAAGAGGAACGATACAAAAATGAACATTTATCACCAGCCATCTAACATCTAACTTCAGTAATCGATTAGGTAGCAAACAAATAATCAGAAAATCCAAAGAGCCCAACCACCAGTACGTACGCATGGGTCCTTTATGGATGATTAGTATGCATTCAACTAAATCCTCAATAGAAGCAGTATCTATCCAACTATATCCTTAATATTCTCTCTTTCGTTAACCCTTTTACCATATATACACTAAATGCTAAATACAGCTTCTGCACAAgcgttttaaaaaaaaacaatatccAAACTTAAAAACTGcatgcattttatttttaaaaatgcattaaatagtttttattcttttaaattgttaattatttagattataaaaattaaatagttttactttaaaattataggaattaaatagttattattttaaaattaaagagaataaataattatgttatattaattaaggttattttataaaaattataaactgTTAAAATAAAcagaataattaaataataaataaattaaaatgaaagagactatttt
Coding sequences within it:
- the LOC110629725 gene encoding eukaryotic translation initiation factor 4 gamma; the protein is MGACATKPKVLKDDAQAPVTAPDPAVEEAVAVHQINREERSVPVVQEVKDKKVVENEGGDKVIKEIVDDDKADDQSTKRRSLSHLFQESEGEKESVKRVKPLAEPVKPESSTSMKSPEEPVPTKHKIASMESPAKPVKQQLAESVKSLEEPKKQESTESTESQEELVKQETAKSMTSPEEPLKQETTKSVKLQEEPVKQESAKSVTSLKEPVKQEAGKSVKSPEEPVKQESLETEKPKQLSVQEPITTNTTGPAIVEPPTAKESIEPAKEEKLGTVKPVESMKQESSTAEKPSEPKKKEHKVSEKPLEQVKQEPSRTENFGEVSKTELTKAEKSENLVEPTPSLTIVGGPVKVEGEKKVTGATSEVKPKN